The region GGCCAGTGCTTCAGATTTCGGCGGCGGAATGGAAGGCGGCACCACTTATGTAAACACGCTCTACAAGATCGGAAAGCTCACAACGGACCTGTATGAGCTTGGCATCGAAATAAAAGATCCAAGTCGTGGCTTGATCGATTTCCCCAGTATGCGCGGCGATCGCGTTGTTTTGCTATGCTGGCAGCTTGGCGAAGACGAAGAGATCGGATGGTGGCATGAAACGGATGGGGGTTTTGCTGGTCGACAGCCACTCTAAATAGCGCCGATTCCTTAAAATGATTAAACTTATGCATATCGAAAACCTCATTCTTGATAAAGTTCAA is a window of Chloracidobacterium sp. DNA encoding:
- a CDS encoding DUF2203 domain-containing protein — its product is MKLFTPAEANAILPSIIPKLELIRSLYARVEGLRDAARAAASASDFGGGMEGGTTYVNTLYKIGKLTTDLYELGIEIKDPSRGLIDFPSMRGDRVVLLCWQLGEDEEIGWWHETDGGFAGRQPL